The sequence TTAGCAGAAATACACTATCCATATTACAAAAATTCTGCCGAATTTGATGACTTTAAATTTAAATGAGAGGAGTAATAATAAATTTATGATAGTTAAGTGTATATATAATGCTGGTAAAGATTTACCTGAAGAAACATTAAAAATAATTCATTTTTCAACTACTATATTTCAATTGAATATAGGTAATGAGTATCCAGTCTATGGAATTGCAATTTGGAAGGGAACATTAAATTATTTGACTATGGATAAGTATTTAGATTTACCATCTTGGCATCCTGCTGATTTATTTGAAATAGTTGATAGTGAATTACGATATGAATGGCACCATAAATATTATGGTTTTACTGAGGGTGTGCATTTAAATGCTATTTGGGGATATAAAGAACTTGCTCAAGAAGAGGAACATTATACAGAACTTATTGAACGGGAAGATACTGCTATCCGTATCTTTTTAAAAAGAAAAAAAGAGTTTGAAGAGTATTCTCAATAAGTAGTAACGAAATCTTAAATAACTTTCTTAGAATTTGTGAGGAGAATTGCTATTTCAAATTTATAGCAACGGTAGAATACCCTACTGTGATATAGAAGGTGGAAGGCAATCTAAGCCAAAAGAATAATCGCAACTAATCGGAGGGATAGCCCGACTATTATATTGTCAGGACGTAACTGAACATTTTATAACGGGAAGTTCATGTGTTAAAGGCTAGCCACCAGCCCTCTAATTAAGCCCGAAATTCACCAAAAAATTCGGGAGGGGGCGGCACATGAAAGGGGTCACTGTATCCATTGACCGCATTGTCATTGACTTTTCAGACGTGTATTGGGACTTCTTCAACGAATTCCATAAACGATTTTGCCATTTCTACGGGGTCAGGATGACGGTGGGGGACACGGTAATTGTCAAGACAGTTGTCGTGATTTCATAGAATGTATGTAGTCATTTTAATTGTTCTTCATCGGTGTCCATAACTCCGTCTTTTTCAGGATTGAGCCATACTTTTTCATTCAGTTTCCAGTTGCGTGTCTCTCCAGACCAACGGCTAGGATTTTTCGCTTTTGCTGCCTCATAGACGTGCTTTCTCTTCTCAAAAATTTCTTCAGAAAGACCTGAATGTCTTTGATTGGGGGTTAAGAAATTTAACCCACTGTGGCGATGCTCGGTGTTGTACCAACGGACAAATCGTAGGGTCCATTCCCGTGCCTCATCCCTTGATCCGAAGCCTTTGAGAGGGTAGTTTGGGCGGTATTTACAGGTTCTGAAAATAGATTCCGCATAGGGATTGTCATTGCTGACTCGCGGTCTGCTGCGGGATGGAATAATGCCCAAACTGTATAACGTTTCAAGCAGAGTCGCGCCTTTCATAGGACTACCGTTGTCCGAATGCAGAATGAGCGGGCTTTTTCGAACGGCACATTGCTCACTCAACACGGTTCTCCGCATGAGCTGACTGGCATATTCGGAGGATTCTTCTTCCCAAATCTCCCAGCCTACGATTTTACGACTGTATAAATCGAGCACGAGATAGAGATAGTAAAACACGCCTTTGATCGGACCCTGCAACCAGCTAATATCCCACATCCAGACTTGATTGGGTGCGGTGGCGCAGTGGCTAGTCAGAGGTTTAGAGGTAGGCTTTAGGCTACGCCCACGGTGATGCTGTTGCTGATACTTGTGCATGACCCGATAAAAGGTAGACTCGGAACCGAGATAGATCCCTTGATCTGCGAGTCTAGGGACAATCTGACTGGGTGGTAAACTCTTAAATTCCACTTGATTGATTACGGAAACAATCTGCTGTACTTCGGGTTCGCTGAGTTGATGAGAAGGCGCTCGCTTAATGGCATGGGGTCGTTGATCTTCGAGCGGCGTTCGCTCACTACGCCAGCGCTGTAACGTTCGTTGGGTCAAAGAGAGCTCTAGACAAGCCTTTCTTTCTCTTGCTCCTGCCTGTACGGCTTCCCCGATAAGGGTGATGGCGATTTGACGATCTGAGGCAGGAATCATTCGTCCTCGGGGTCCCCCCAAATCGCTCGGGCCTTTTTTCGAAGCACCAGTAAGGCAGCGGTTTCGGCTAAGGCGGCCTCTTTTCGTTTTAACTCGCGGGCAAGGTTCTTGTTCTCTCGTTCTTTGTTACGTAGTTCTTTTTGCAGCCGGGTGGCTTGTTCAGCAACGCCTCCGTTGGCTTGCATACAGGCGTCACGCCAGGCTTCGATTTGTTCAACAAACAGACCTTTTGCTCGACAGTACTCAGACAATTCGATCTCACTTAGTGTGGCTGTCTCGACAACAATGGCGAACTTGTCTCGGGTGCTCCACTTCTCTGTTTCCTTTTCACCACCAGGGAAAACGCCACCGGTCGCCCGGGCTTCCTTCTGCCACTTATACAAGGTGCCTTCCCCGAGGCCGCTGTCCCTTGCGATCTGACTCACCGATTCATTGTTTGGGGGCATCATCCGCTGCATAATCCTATGTTTGAGTTCGTCACTGTATCTAGCCATTGTCGCTCCACCTCAGTCTCTCTTTTAATCTACTTTACATACTATTGAGAGGTACGACAACTAGCATGACACAGGGGGGACAGAGAATTTCAATACCGAATCAAAATCAATACGGGAGAATACTTCATGCACATCTCCTAAAAGTTGGTCTTTGCCCCGAAAACTCGAAAGAACACGCTAAGAATTGAAGTCTTTCCGAAATCGCTTGTTTACTTCCGTAATTGGCTCGAACAAATCCGAGAATATTCCAATCAGGTGTTGTTCGTGCGGTGTGATGTTGCATTTGACATTCCCGTTCCATTGAAGGACTTGTTCACGATGTCAACGAAGGGTCGTAAGCTACGGATGTTCAAAGGTACTCGTTATTACAACGCTAAACATCAACGTCAGGAGGATGGCTATTGTCGAGTGTATGACAAGAAGCGTCAGTTATCTGAGACATGGAGGCAGAATGGACTAACACAGAGATGGTCGGCAAACAATAAGGAATAAGAAACGGAGGTAAAAATGAATACAGAAATGAATGCAAATTTCCTATATGCACAAGTCGATGAAGAAATTGATGTGCTAATGATTGGGTTTACTGATGATGAGTTTGATACAAAAGAGTATATTTTGTTGCAAAAAACTCTAAATTCTAGTGAAGAAGATTTTGAAGAAAGATTTGATAAGATTCATATTACTTATAATGATGAGTCGCAGTCGTTATACGGTGGTATTTTGAAATTTTACTTTGCACTCAATCGTATAGAAATAACTCTGAATGTAGAGGCGACTGAGATATTGAATTGTACCTCTGTTATTGTTATTAACTCAACTTTCGCAGCTCAAATCTCTAAACAAACCCTTGATATAGCTGGGTAAACTAGAGATCCATTCCTCTAGTTGACAAAAAACGGACGTTTTGTTCTTCTTAGTATTGGCTTGGGACATTTCAAGAAATAAATTCATGAGTTGCTGGAGGGCGGTCTGATAATCCAGATCGCGGACTTCATCCGCGAAGAGAAAAAAGAGACCTC comes from Paenibacillus sp. 19GGS1-52 and encodes:
- a CDS encoding phosphoribosylaminoimidazole synthetase, producing the protein MIVKCIYNAGKDLPEETLKIIHFSTTIFQLNIGNEYPVYGIAIWKGTLNYLTMDKYLDLPSWHPADLFEIVDSELRYEWHHKYYGFTEGVHLNAIWGYKELAQEEEHYTELIEREDTAIRIFLKRKKEFEEYSQ
- a CDS encoding Imm10 family immunity protein encodes the protein MNTEMNANFLYAQVDEEIDVLMIGFTDDEFDTKEYILLQKTLNSSEEDFEERFDKIHITYNDESQSLYGGILKFYFALNRIEITLNVEATEILNCTSVIVINSTFAAQISKQTLDIAG